The following are encoded together in the Anaerostipes caccae L1-92 genome:
- a CDS encoding InlB B-repeat-containing protein, with amino-acid sequence MVYFGPFRDENKIDLDSREQLGANHVISKTGGEGFTDEQIKELTKANGKDKDGIPFDLEDFTLPDRDQINVINEAKKNGEIGDYPLTIATEQGTQVVITVSLRGNGTDVTAPDSGTASGMVGANNVEKETGGEGFGVEEIKELCGVKGKDKDGNNLKLEDFKIDEEQLKAINQAKTSKNTGKFLLTYETPEGEKVTVEILLTGTVEVSFDTDGGSEPPQMQTADSGKKVQKPEDPVKAGYVLEGWYYTDKDGNETEWNFGDPVYENMTLKAKWKEEPKRTESTSEESGTTAENGFETEENEDRTVKKQAPKWEYQKRVRKKTEPMAKTGDSADIQFLILILGISLVGIQVIKRSRE; translated from the coding sequence ATGGTTTACTTTGGTCCATTCCGGGATGAAAATAAAATTGATCTGGACAGCAGAGAACAGCTGGGTGCGAACCATGTGATCAGCAAAACCGGCGGTGAAGGGTTTACTGACGAACAAATCAAAGAACTGACGAAAGCAAACGGGAAAGACAAGGACGGCATTCCATTTGATCTGGAAGATTTTACACTGCCCGACAGGGATCAGATCAATGTCATCAATGAGGCCAAGAAAAACGGAGAGATTGGTGACTATCCTCTGACAATCGCAACAGAACAGGGCACTCAGGTAGTCATTACAGTCTCTTTGAGAGGAAATGGAACGGATGTGACGGCTCCGGACAGCGGAACTGCATCCGGCATGGTAGGGGCTAATAATGTGGAAAAAGAGACCGGAGGAGAAGGTTTCGGAGTAGAAGAAATAAAAGAGCTGTGCGGTGTAAAGGGCAAAGACAAGGATGGGAATAATTTAAAGCTGGAAGATTTTAAGATAGACGAAGAACAGCTGAAAGCCATCAACCAGGCAAAAACATCAAAGAATACAGGGAAATTTCTATTGACCTATGAGACACCGGAAGGGGAAAAAGTGACAGTGGAAATCTTGCTTACTGGAACAGTGGAAGTATCCTTTGACACAGATGGAGGCAGCGAACCGCCCCAAATGCAGACCGCGGACAGCGGAAAGAAGGTACAAAAACCTGAAGATCCGGTAAAAGCGGGTTATGTATTAGAAGGCTGGTATTATACAGACAAGGATGGAAACGAAACAGAATGGAACTTTGGAGATCCGGTGTATGAAAATATGACGCTGAAAGCAAAATGGAAAGAAGAGCCTAAGAGAACAGAATCAACATCGGAGGAATCTGGGACAACTGCGGAGAATGGGTTTGAGACAGAAGAAAACGAAGACAGGACAGTAAAGAAACAGGCACCTAAATGGGAGTATCAAAAAAGAGTAAGAAAGAAGACAGAGCCTATGGCAAAGACCGGAGATTCGGCAGATATACAATTCTTGATTCTGATTCTTGGAATTTCATTGGTGGGCATTCAGGTAATAAAGAGAAGCAGGGAATAG
- a CDS encoding CoA transferase subunit B yields the protein MAGLTGRALIASRCARFFKDGDFVNLGIGVPMMCVNYLPEGVELWLEAEIGIVGCGSTPKWEDADPDIIDAGGQPASIIKGGSICDHTTSFAFIRGGHVDATVLGTLQVDQEGNIANWTIPGKLAPGMGGAMDLCAGVKKIIVATDHCEKSGASKILKKCTLPLTGAKCVTDIVTERCYFEVTDEGLVLRELAPGYTVEDILACTEADVIVPDEVGVME from the coding sequence ATGGCAGGACTTACTGGACGTGCACTGATCGCATCCCGTTGTGCGAGATTTTTTAAAGACGGAGATTTTGTTAATTTAGGAATCGGGGTTCCCATGATGTGTGTCAACTATCTGCCGGAGGGTGTAGAACTTTGGCTGGAGGCCGAGATCGGCATTGTCGGCTGCGGTTCCACACCAAAGTGGGAGGATGCAGATCCGGATATTATTGATGCGGGAGGCCAGCCTGCTTCCATCATCAAAGGAGGCAGTATTTGTGACCACACGACTTCTTTTGCTTTCATCCGCGGCGGCCATGTTGACGCAACCGTACTCGGAACGCTGCAGGTAGATCAGGAAGGAAATATAGCCAACTGGACCATTCCCGGCAAACTTGCCCCGGGCATGGGCGGCGCAATGGATCTCTGCGCCGGTGTAAAAAAGATTATTGTTGCTACTGATCACTGTGAAAAGAGCGGCGCTTCTAAGATCCTAAAAAAGTGCACTCTTCCTCTGACCGGAGCTAAATGTGTCACTGACATCGTAACCGAACGGTGTTATTTTGAGGTGACGGACGAGGGGCTGGTCCTCAGAGAATTAGCTCCCGGCTATACGGTGGAAGACATTCTCGCCTGCACAGAGGCTGATGTGATCGTGCCTGATGAAGTGGGAGTTATGGAATAA
- a CDS encoding 3-oxoacid CoA-transferase subunit A, with protein sequence MISKVVSKEEAIAKFHDGQTIMFGDWHGEHSAEELITGMLEKGVKDISAIAVSGGMPDQGLGRLIHEKLVKDLITTHIGLNPEARDQMFAGELNVEFVPQGTFAERIRCGGAGLGGCLTPTGVGTDIEKGKQKLTIDGKEYLLELPLHADVALIKAWKADTIGNIAFRYTGRATNSYMAFAADIVIVEVEELVEVGELGPDDIDVPAPIIDMVYVRTGEKKPFCPMWQRARAKAEGGGK encoded by the coding sequence TTGATCTCAAAAGTAGTGTCTAAAGAAGAAGCAATCGCAAAATTCCATGACGGCCAGACGATCATGTTTGGCGACTGGCATGGAGAGCACTCTGCAGAAGAGCTGATTACCGGAATGCTGGAAAAAGGGGTAAAAGACATTTCCGCTATCGCTGTATCCGGCGGTATGCCTGACCAGGGACTCGGAAGGCTGATCCACGAAAAGCTGGTAAAGGATCTGATTACAACCCACATCGGTCTGAATCCGGAAGCCCGTGATCAAATGTTTGCGGGTGAGTTAAATGTAGAATTTGTTCCACAGGGTACTTTTGCAGAACGCATCCGCTGCGGCGGAGCAGGTCTGGGCGGCTGCCTTACTCCCACAGGCGTGGGAACAGATATCGAGAAAGGAAAACAGAAACTGACCATTGATGGGAAAGAATATCTCCTGGAGCTTCCGCTCCACGCAGATGTTGCTCTGATCAAGGCATGGAAAGCCGATACGATCGGAAATATCGCTTTCCGATACACCGGAAGAGCCACTAACAGCTACATGGCTTTTGCAGCAGATATCGTCATTGTCGAGGTTGAAGAATTGGTTGAAGTAGGAGAATTAGGTCCTGATGATATTGATGTGCCTGCTCCAATCATCGATATGGTTTACGTAAGAACCGGCGAAAAGAAACCTTTCTGTCCGATGTGGCAGCGTGCGAGAGCAAAAGCAGAAGGAGGTGGAAAGTAA
- a CDS encoding enoyl-CoA hydratase/isomerase family protein, with protein sequence MELQKLHYDVADGIATITMDYPKNLNAIDEQMADELIYAVEKAESDPDARVVVLKGAPKAFSAGGDIGYFYDLIKSGGDINMDGLIGKVGKVTNGLKSMSKMVIVAVSGAAAGAGFSLALSGDFIIAADNAKFIMAFVNIGLVPDTGGAYLLAKEIGEKKTMELCATGRPVDAQEAKDLGFVYKVTAKEDLDAEVYKFAKRLASGPQVSYKNIKKQIYAAAFSDYERYLDDVEIPTQHECSNTEDFKEGCSAFMEKRKPEFQGK encoded by the coding sequence ATGGAACTTCAGAAACTGCATTATGATGTGGCAGACGGAATTGCGACTATAACAATGGACTATCCGAAAAACTTAAATGCCATCGACGAACAGATGGCAGATGAACTGATTTATGCCGTAGAAAAGGCTGAGTCAGATCCGGATGCCAGGGTTGTGGTATTAAAGGGCGCACCGAAAGCATTTTCGGCCGGCGGTGATATCGGCTATTTTTATGACCTGATCAAAAGCGGCGGCGACATCAATATGGACGGACTCATCGGCAAAGTTGGAAAGGTTACAAATGGCCTGAAATCCATGAGTAAGATGGTCATTGTAGCAGTCAGCGGCGCTGCGGCAGGTGCAGGTTTCAGTCTTGCTCTTTCCGGCGATTTCATCATTGCGGCAGACAACGCAAAGTTTATTATGGCATTTGTAAACATCGGGCTCGTTCCGGATACCGGCGGTGCTTATCTTCTTGCAAAAGAGATCGGCGAAAAAAAGACGATGGAACTGTGTGCCACCGGACGTCCTGTAGATGCCCAGGAGGCCAAAGACCTTGGTTTTGTTTATAAAGTCACTGCAAAAGAAGATCTGGATGCGGAAGTTTACAAATTTGCCAAAAGATTAGCATCCGGACCACAGGTATCCTATAAAAATATCAAGAAACAGATCTATGCTGCGGCATTCTCTGATTACGAACGCTATCTGGATGATGTGGAAATCCCAACGCAGCATGAGTGTTCCAATACAGAAGACTTCAAAGAAGGCTGTTCTGCATTCATGGAAAAACGGAAACCTGAGTTCCAGGGAAAATAG
- a CDS encoding Uma2 family endonuclease has translation MTMEEMKQRKIELGYSYEQISVLSGVPVGTVQKIFGGVTKSPRYETLRALEKVLNRESEAELGESADYISGSTAENCTISDYDAISADRRIELIDGIIYDMGAPTYVHQMIAGQLYRRIYDFIDRQGGDCIPLQAPLDVQLDCDDKTVVQPDIMIVCSRDKFREGRILGAPDFVAEILSESTKKKDLTIKLGKYTEAGVREYWIIDPDKKRILVYDLKQDADLSIYGFDETVPMGIFQGLCEIDFTKIHEAIKIFK, from the coding sequence ATGACGATGGAAGAAATGAAACAAAGGAAAATAGAATTAGGGTATTCTTACGAGCAGATTTCAGTATTGTCGGGAGTACCTGTAGGCACAGTGCAGAAAATCTTCGGGGGAGTCACAAAATCTCCCAGATATGAGACACTGAGAGCGCTGGAAAAAGTCCTTAACAGGGAATCCGAAGCAGAACTGGGAGAATCGGCAGATTATATTTCGGGCAGTACTGCGGAAAACTGCACCATTTCAGATTATGATGCTATTTCTGCGGACAGAAGGATCGAACTGATTGACGGGATTATCTACGACATGGGAGCTCCGACCTATGTCCACCAGATGATCGCCGGACAGCTGTACCGCAGAATATATGATTTTATTGACAGGCAGGGAGGAGACTGTATCCCCCTCCAGGCACCCCTTGACGTACAGCTGGATTGTGATGACAAGACAGTCGTACAGCCGGACATTATGATCGTATGCAGCCGCGATAAGTTCAGAGAGGGCAGAATTTTAGGAGCACCGGACTTCGTCGCCGAGATATTGTCGGAGTCAACAAAAAAGAAGGATCTGACGATCAAGTTAGGAAAATACACAGAGGCCGGAGTGAGAGAGTATTGGATCATAGATCCGGATAAAAAAAGGATACTGGTTTACGATTTAAAACAGGACGCAGACCTGAGCATCTATGGATTTGATGAAACAGTTCCGATGGGGATCTTTCAGGGACTCTGTGAGATAGATTTTACAAAAATCCATGAGGCCATCAAGATATTTAAATAA
- a CDS encoding PTS sugar transporter subunit IIA, translating into MIGVLLVTHGNFSEAIIKSMELVFGRQEKLEALTLNHGDDVEELTRQVKERAKELDDGEGVLVLVDLLGGSPCNVTASCLKQEGLECVTGLNLPMLISVLEEREDGTLRSMPKVAMEAGKTGIVNVKQLIG; encoded by the coding sequence ATGATTGGAGTACTATTGGTAACCCATGGAAACTTCAGCGAGGCGATTATCAAGAGCATGGAGCTTGTCTTTGGCAGGCAGGAAAAGCTTGAAGCGCTCACGCTGAATCATGGGGATGATGTGGAGGAATTGACGCGACAGGTGAAAGAAAGAGCAAAAGAGCTGGACGACGGCGAAGGAGTCCTTGTATTGGTGGACTTGCTCGGAGGCAGTCCGTGTAACGTGACGGCGTCCTGTTTGAAGCAGGAAGGCCTTGAGTGTGTCACAGGATTAAATCTTCCTATGCTTATCTCAGTCCTGGAAGAACGGGAAGACGGCACCCTCCGCAGCATGCCAAAAGTAGCTATGGAAGCTGGTAAGACAGGTATTGTCAATGTGAAACAGCTCATCGGATGA
- a CDS encoding PTS sugar transporter subunit IIB, whose amino-acid sequence MKYFRVDERLIHGQVLLKWLKKTGCERLFIVDNQVAADPVIQSVLKMSVPGNVKAEFLTVIEGRTKIREDTEDIFILIKELETVCRLADAGILTESVNIGRLPYMRGKKKICDNVFIGEKEGEEMMRLLDQGTKIFVQMVPDSEPVSLTREMIRGEV is encoded by the coding sequence ATGAAATATTTTCGGGTGGATGAGAGGCTGATCCATGGGCAGGTTCTGCTGAAATGGCTAAAGAAGACAGGATGTGAGAGGCTTTTTATCGTGGACAACCAGGTGGCAGCAGATCCTGTGATCCAAAGTGTGCTGAAGATGTCGGTGCCGGGGAATGTGAAAGCGGAATTTTTGACGGTAATTGAAGGACGGACGAAGATCAGAGAGGATACAGAAGACATTTTTATACTGATCAAAGAACTGGAGACAGTGTGCAGACTGGCCGATGCGGGAATTTTGACAGAATCCGTCAACATTGGCCGGCTCCCTTATATGAGGGGGAAGAAAAAAATTTGTGACAATGTTTTTATCGGAGAAAAGGAGGGGGAAGAGATGATGCGGCTGCTGGACCAGGGAACGAAAATATTTGTTCAGATGGTCCCGGACAGTGAACCTGTCAGTCTGACAAGAGAGATGATTCGAGGTGAAGTATGA
- a CDS encoding PTS sugar transporter subunit IIA, with the protein MTKLLLLTHGCWGEELIKSAELVVGEIRDAEAFALEPEDALADYMEKIRVVIEKSKGQDILLISDLNGGTTSNVAAVFSKTYENVHALCGLGMEMLIAAEELREELSGKKLAKEVLSWGREKNRDLEE; encoded by the coding sequence ATGACAAAACTATTGCTTTTGACCCACGGGTGCTGGGGTGAAGAATTGATAAAGTCGGCGGAACTGGTCGTGGGAGAGATCCGCGATGCAGAGGCATTTGCCCTGGAACCGGAGGATGCGCTGGCTGACTACATGGAAAAGATCAGGGTGGTGATTGAAAAGAGCAAAGGGCAGGATATCCTGCTGATCTCGGACTTAAATGGGGGAACAACTTCTAACGTGGCGGCTGTTTTCAGCAAGACCTATGAAAATGTACATGCCCTCTGCGGTCTGGGAATGGAAATGCTCATAGCGGCCGAAGAACTCAGGGAAGAACTGAGCGGGAAGAAACTTGCAAAAGAGGTGCTTTCCTGGGGCAGGGAAAAGAACAGAGACTTAGAGGAATAA
- a CDS encoding iron-containing alcohol dehydrogenase, which yields MQNFRFICPTDFIFGKDTENSVGEEIKKYGKRILLHYGGGHIKKNGLYDRIIRSLKANEIEYVELGGVKANPDVEMVREGIRLCREEKLDFILAAGGGSVIDSAKAIAMGVSYPGDVWDFFVGKAQIEEALPVGVILTIPATGSEASNTTVVTNSEGGHSKRAASGDNIKPVFAIMNPELTYSLPAYQTAAGGVDIFSHVAERYFTLEPDCGFTDRLCEATMKTVIGCLPEVLSHPQEYAGRAEIMWTGTIAHNGILGVGRSEDWGSHMLGHEITAFYGLTHGATLSIIIPNWMEYVYKTDVTRFVKYAVNVWNVENNMDHPEKTALEGIRRTRDFFRSVGMPVTLEEAGIDGDRIEEMAENCTKYGPVGGFVTLRKEDCMAIYEKSK from the coding sequence ATGCAGAACTTCAGATTTATCTGTCCGACGGATTTTATCTTCGGAAAAGACACAGAGAACAGCGTGGGGGAAGAAATTAAAAAGTACGGCAAAAGGATCCTGCTTCACTATGGAGGAGGACATATCAAAAAAAATGGCCTGTATGACAGGATCATCCGTTCTTTGAAGGCAAATGAGATTGAATACGTGGAACTGGGCGGCGTGAAAGCCAATCCGGATGTGGAAATGGTGAGAGAGGGCATCAGGCTTTGCAGGGAAGAGAAACTGGACTTTATCCTGGCGGCAGGCGGAGGGAGCGTTATTGATTCCGCAAAGGCCATTGCCATGGGAGTTTCTTATCCGGGGGACGTGTGGGATTTCTTTGTGGGAAAAGCACAGATTGAAGAGGCACTGCCTGTCGGAGTGATCCTCACGATCCCAGCGACAGGAAGCGAGGCCAGCAATACAACGGTTGTCACGAACTCTGAGGGAGGACATTCCAAGAGGGCCGCATCCGGAGACAACATTAAACCGGTGTTTGCCATCATGAATCCGGAACTTACCTATTCTCTGCCGGCTTACCAGACAGCGGCAGGAGGGGTGGATATTTTCTCACACGTGGCAGAGCGGTACTTTACACTGGAGCCGGACTGCGGTTTCACAGACAGGCTTTGCGAGGCCACGATGAAGACAGTGATCGGCTGTCTCCCGGAAGTGCTTAGCCACCCTCAGGAATATGCGGGCCGGGCAGAAATCATGTGGACCGGGACCATTGCCCACAACGGGATTTTGGGAGTGGGAAGAAGCGAGGACTGGGGCAGCCATATGCTTGGACACGAAATTACGGCTTTCTATGGTCTGACACACGGAGCTACCTTATCCATCATCATCCCGAACTGGATGGAGTATGTGTACAAGACAGATGTGACCCGTTTTGTGAAATATGCGGTGAATGTCTGGAACGTGGAAAACAACATGGATCATCCTGAAAAGACGGCTCTGGAAGGCATCAGAAGGACACGGGATTTTTTCCGGTCTGTGGGTATGCCGGTAACATTGGAAGAAGCAGGAATCGACGGTGACAGAATCGAAGAAATGGCAGAGAACTGCACGAAATACGGTCCGGTGGGAGGCTTTGTAACACTTAGGAAAGAGGACTGCATGGCAATCTATGAAAAATCAAAATAG
- a CDS encoding PTS sugar transporter subunit IIB has protein sequence MAKISLVRIDSRLIHGQVITKWRKIHKVTKIIIVDNELAKDDFMIHIYEASAPKDVKVKIYDIPKAVRLWEKNQYKDGEVMLLFKDIKTCLELYKQGVPMEYVQLGGLPKASDKKVILRAVSLGEEDISLLREFDQSGVEVAVHIVPEEVKMPFAEIEKKYRES, from the coding sequence ATGGCGAAGATATCATTGGTAAGGATTGACAGCAGACTGATCCACGGACAAGTAATCACCAAATGGCGCAAGATACATAAGGTGACAAAAATTATTATCGTAGACAATGAACTGGCAAAAGATGATTTTATGATCCACATCTATGAGGCGTCCGCGCCTAAAGATGTAAAAGTAAAAATCTATGACATCCCGAAAGCCGTAAGGCTCTGGGAAAAGAACCAGTATAAAGATGGAGAAGTGATGCTTCTGTTTAAGGACATTAAAACATGTCTGGAACTGTACAAACAGGGTGTGCCGATGGAATATGTCCAGCTGGGCGGACTGCCCAAGGCATCGGATAAAAAGGTGATCCTGAGAGCGGTTTCGCTGGGAGAAGAAGATATCTCTCTGCTCCGGGAATTTGATCAGAGCGGGGTGGAAGTTGCGGTCCATATCGTGCCGGAGGAAGTGAAAATGCCGTTTGCCGAGATTGAGAAAAAATACAGAGAAAGTTAG
- a CDS encoding PTS mannose/fructose/sorbose/N-acetylgalactosamine transporter subunit IIC, translated as MNFVIAVFVGIWFWFAGGAPGYTFHYVLKQPLVMALPIGLLMGDVPQAMMIGAAIELVYVGIISPGANVPADECLAGVIAIPIAMKIGADPATAVVLAVPFGVLGVFLDQLRRTVNARWAHVADKYALAGDEKGLFRCAVIYPMAVGFLMRFPPVFIANYFGADVVEKFLNAMPQWIIHGISVTGGVLPALGFAIILFVIGQRSLLPFYFMGYFAVQYLKINTMAAAVFGICIALVILFMKNDGQEEIMQRVKKLQICDDDDE; from the coding sequence ATGAATTTTGTAATTGCCGTTTTTGTGGGTATATGGTTTTGGTTTGCGGGAGGAGCACCGGGCTATACCTTTCATTATGTGCTGAAACAGCCTTTGGTTATGGCACTTCCTATCGGCCTGCTGATGGGAGATGTGCCTCAGGCCATGATGATCGGTGCCGCCATTGAACTTGTATATGTAGGAATCATCTCCCCGGGAGCAAATGTTCCGGCGGATGAATGTCTGGCGGGTGTGATCGCTATACCCATCGCCATGAAAATCGGCGCTGATCCGGCTACTGCGGTAGTATTGGCCGTGCCGTTTGGGGTTCTGGGAGTTTTCCTGGACCAGTTAAGAAGAACCGTCAATGCACGGTGGGCCCATGTCGCCGATAAATATGCCCTGGCAGGGGATGAAAAAGGACTGTTCCGGTGTGCTGTTATTTATCCGATGGCAGTGGGATTCCTGATGAGATTCCCGCCAGTGTTCATCGCCAACTATTTCGGAGCGGACGTTGTGGAGAAATTCCTGAATGCCATGCCTCAGTGGATCATCCACGGTATCTCAGTAACAGGAGGCGTGCTGCCTGCCCTTGGTTTTGCGATCATTTTGTTCGTCATCGGGCAGAGATCCCTGCTTCCGTTCTACTTCATGGGATACTTTGCAGTTCAGTATTTAAAGATCAACACGATGGCAGCCGCGGTTTTTGGAATCTGTATTGCGCTGGTTATTTTATTTATGAAGAACGACGGACAGGAAGAGATCATGCAGCGGGTGAAGAAACTTCAGATCTGTGACGACGATGACGAATAG
- a CDS encoding PTS system mannose/fructose/sorbose family transporter subunit IID, which produces MENKEITKKDIRKAYLRWYNTVEVSNSYERMQTVAFCYSISGILKKLYDKKEDYVKALQRHLNFFNTQGIWGSPLLGISIAMEEQKAKGSEVADEAITGIKTGLMGPLAGIGDTIDWGTWKPLIFSLAAGFSAKGGIAGFFICFMFAVIPFMEGFYLTNLGYKLGRNAVSMLLESGWIKQLITGSSILGLFMMGALSASTVKLEIPIKFAMGGSTTTVQAILDSILPGLLPLLLIVGIYIFFRKKGQKFGRVVFALLGLCLLGSAIGLF; this is translated from the coding sequence ATGGAAAACAAAGAAATCACCAAAAAGGATATAAGGAAAGCGTATCTGCGCTGGTACAATACTGTGGAAGTGTCCAATTCCTATGAACGTATGCAGACCGTGGCGTTCTGCTATTCAATCTCAGGAATCTTAAAGAAACTCTATGACAAAAAAGAAGATTATGTGAAAGCTCTTCAGCGGCACCTGAACTTCTTTAATACCCAGGGTATCTGGGGTTCTCCGCTGCTGGGAATCTCCATTGCTATGGAGGAGCAGAAGGCAAAGGGCAGCGAAGTGGCAGACGAGGCCATCACAGGTATCAAGACAGGGCTGATGGGGCCTTTGGCCGGCATCGGCGATACCATTGACTGGGGAACATGGAAGCCGCTGATCTTTTCCCTGGCAGCAGGCTTCAGTGCAAAAGGAGGAATTGCAGGATTTTTCATATGTTTCATGTTTGCAGTCATCCCGTTTATGGAAGGATTTTACCTGACCAACCTTGGATATAAACTCGGAAGAAACGCGGTATCCATGCTGCTGGAGTCCGGATGGATCAAACAGCTGATCACAGGTTCCAGTATTCTCGGACTGTTTATGATGGGAGCGTTGTCAGCCAGTACAGTAAAATTGGAAATTCCGATCAAGTTTGCCATGGGAGGTTCCACGACCACGGTACAGGCCATTTTAGACAGTATTCTGCCGGGACTGCTTCCGCTGCTTTTAATCGTAGGGATCTACATATTCTTTAGGAAAAAAGGACAGAAATTCGGAAGAGTGGTATTTGCTCTTCTTGGATTGTGTCTGCTTGGTTCAGCAATCGGATTATTTTAA
- a CDS encoding class II fructose-bisphosphate aldolase, whose protein sequence is MIISMADILKKAKQEHYGVAAPNVFNDKTIEAAFQTSAEFKAPVILDGAGCHGIEELAYISRFYERRYPEACVALNLDHGGAYEEIMLAIRSGFSSVMVDRSELPYDENVREVKEIVKAAHAVGVSVEAELGHVGQGFEYESTRDSGLTDKKEALSFIEETGVDCLAVAVGTSHGVYKGTPHLEFELLKELSESIEIPLVLHGGSGTGDENLKKAVETGIQKVNLFTDLSAEGVVSLKSYLGVNFDHIPKDAEKGEFGNLNANLYDAIVEGTKGWKTALKHYVELFGGTDRL, encoded by the coding sequence ATGATCATTTCAATGGCGGATATTTTAAAGAAAGCAAAACAGGAACATTACGGCGTGGCTGCGCCCAATGTATTTAACGATAAGACAATAGAAGCTGCATTTCAGACTTCCGCAGAATTCAAAGCGCCGGTTATTCTAGACGGCGCCGGATGCCATGGGATTGAGGAACTGGCTTATATCAGCAGATTTTATGAGAGAAGATACCCGGAGGCGTGCGTGGCGCTGAATCTGGACCACGGCGGGGCGTATGAGGAGATCATGCTCGCCATCCGAAGCGGATTTAGTTCCGTTATGGTAGACCGCTCCGAACTTCCTTACGATGAGAATGTACGGGAAGTAAAAGAAATCGTCAAGGCAGCCCATGCGGTGGGTGTCTCTGTGGAAGCGGAACTTGGGCATGTGGGACAGGGATTTGAATATGAATCAACCAGAGACTCCGGGCTTACAGACAAAAAAGAAGCATTAAGTTTTATTGAAGAGACAGGAGTTGACTGCCTGGCTGTGGCTGTGGGGACTTCTCATGGAGTATATAAAGGGACTCCGCATCTGGAATTTGAGCTCTTGAAAGAGCTGAGTGAGAGCATTGAGATTCCATTAGTGCTTCACGGCGGTTCCGGCACCGGAGATGAGAATTTGAAAAAAGCAGTAGAGACAGGAATCCAGAAAGTCAATCTGTTTACAGATTTGAGTGCGGAGGGAGTCGTTTCCCTGAAATCTTATCTCGGAGTGAACTTTGACCACATACCGAAGGATGCTGAAAAGGGAGAGTTTGGAAATTTGAATGCTAACCTGTACGATGCCATCGTGGAAGGGACAAAGGGCTGGAAGACGGCGCTGAAACATTATGTAGAATTATTCGGAGGAACGGACCGGCTGTAA